The Kineothrix sp. IPX-CK genomic interval ATATTTCCCATCTACGAATTCCGGGTGCAGCACTACGTTTCTCTGCTGAGGCGAGTTTTTTGTCACCAGATTATCCAGCCTTTCCCATGTCTTCAAATCCTTTGTTCTGACGATCCCTGCTGACGCCACCGCCGCTGACAGGTCGCTTGCCGACTTATCCCTGCTCTCAGAGCAGAACAGTCCGTAAATATACCCATCTTCATGCTTGGTCAGTCTCATATCGTAGACATTGGTTTCCTCCGGGTATTTATCGGGAAGAATTACAGGATAGTCCAAGAACCGGAAGCCCTCCGTCCCGCTGTCACTTACCGCCACTCCGAAGAAAGACTTTCTGTCATCCCCCTCGACACGTGCCACGAGGTAATATTTTCCATCTAATTCTATGGCTCCCGAATTCATTACCGCATTGACTCCCAGCCGCTTCATGAAATACGGATTGGACACTATATCCAAATCGTACTGCCAAATCGGCGGAATATGCTCTCTTGTCAGCACCGGATATTTATATCTGTCATAGATACCATTATAAAAACTTTCGTCGATTTCATTTTTTCTGTTAATCAAAGCTTCATATTTTTCAAGTTCATCCAAATACTTCTTGTGCAGCATGTTCCGTCCTCCTAATGACCTCGAAGCACATTCTGCCGTTATGGTACGGGCATTTCCACGGTTCTACAATGGGGGCACCTTCTATGGCGTTGCCCTCCTTATCCACCTTCCAATACCATTCCGAGCCTTTTCTCTTATCGGTCACATATTTCTTTATGAAGTTCCATTGGTTTTCCACCGCCCGCTTATACTTCTTCCTCTCAGGATTGTGCTCATAAGCGTTCAGAAATCCTACTACGG includes:
- a CDS encoding glycosidase, with protein sequence MLHKKYLDELEKYEALINRKNEIDESFYNGIYDRYKYPVLTREHIPPIWQYDLDIVSNPYFMKRLGVNAVMNSGAIELDGKYYLVARVEGDDRKSFFGVAVSDSGTEGFRFLDYPVILPDKYPEETNVYDMRLTKHEDGYIYGLFCSESRDKSASDLSAAVASAGIVRTKDLKTWERLDNLVTKNSPQQRNVVLHPEFVDGKYAFYTRPMDDFIETGSGGGIGFGLCDDIEHALIGEEKMVSLRKYHTLTEAKNGAGAVPIKTEKGWIHIAHGVRNTAAGLRYVIYAFATDIDDPSKIIAEPSGLLIGPRREERMGDVSNVVFTNGAIVKENGEVFIYYASSDTRLHVAVTTIDKLMDYVFHTPEDPLRSADCVKQRCALIEKNLKYLNA